A genomic segment from Vespula pensylvanica isolate Volc-1 chromosome 25, ASM1446617v1, whole genome shotgun sequence encodes:
- the LOC122637254 gene encoding glutathione S-transferase omega-1-like, whose protein sequence is MSSLHLGKGSIKPAEIEGQARLYSMKFCPYAHRIRLILSIKKVPHDIVNINLKNKPEWYLEIHPEGKVPAFVDADGKVVVDSTEIANYIDKKYPLPELYHEETKSRDLELLEHYSKIIDIFSNCIHGKDSRTLDEIVDEISNLLEEFEDELKMRDTDFYGGNEPKMLDILMWPWIERAKSLSVIYKQPLNVNKQRFSKIMKWISEMRAQQFVQENACSYEKFGQLINEMKSSDVDFDAI, encoded by the exons ATGAGTTCATTACATCTTGGAAAAG GTTCTATAAAACCAGCAGAAATTGAAGGACAAGCAAGATTGTATAGTATGAAATTTTGTCCATATGCTCATAGAATTCGTCTAATACTTTCCATTAAAAAAGTTCCTCATgatatcgttaatattaatttgaaaaacaaaCCGGAATGGTATTTAGAA atTCATCCCGAAGGAAAAGTACCAGCATTTGTAGATGCAGATGGTAAAGTAGTCGTTGATTCAACAGAAATTGCAAATtacatagataaaaaatatccttTACCTGAATTGTATcatgaagaaacaaaaagtcgTGATTTAGAATTACTTGAACATTATTCCAAG attattgacattttttcaaattgtataCATGGTAAAGATTCAAGAACATTAGATGAAATAGTGGATGAAATAAGTAATCTTTTAGAAGAGTTTGAGGATGAATTAAAAATGCGTGACACAGATTTTTATGGAg gaaaTGAACCTAAAATGTTGGATATCCTCATGTGGCCTTGGATTGAAAGAGCAAAGTCATTATctgtaatttataaacaacCTTTAAATGTCAATAAAcaaagattttcaaaaatt ATGAAATGGATTTCTGAAATGAGAGCACAACAATTTGTACAAGAGAATGCATGTTCTTATGAAAAATTTGGGCAGCTTATTAACGAAATGAAATCTTCTGATGTTGATTTCGATGCTATATAA
- the LOC122637253 gene encoding mediator of RNA polymerase II transcription subunit 23, whose protein sequence is MGSDTQIANIVNDILKVEAIEEAFSCVLVHNPNNEKDKISTWQSELTTAMTDLTVEQQENAIRQFLTTAAAMTNHRRLQLLLSLLENLVSSNVLPARLVCECILNCDKLQYQLEDFWVECFLLIRHIIGGVDYKGVREIMKGCIEKAQTIPARLNASIQPQLKALENVIEYIFDRNACLLPGYFIVNEIQKAYPDHKNWPHWKLAKLLSNFVESFRTTAQMVSIVGHSKMLPVVEHTGYADHLINPWLLDPTTLKFSLKGNLPYDQDLLKPQTELLRYVLEQPYSRDMVCSMLGLQKQHKQRCIVLEEQLVELVILAMERSENDPLPAEGTDGTVANHWVWLHLSSQLIYFVLFQFASFPSLVMAIHDKLAGRELRKGRDHLMWVLLQFISGSIQRNPLSNFLPVLKLYDLLYPEKEPLPLPDCTQALCTHQMAIICIWMHLLKKAQIEHSNIHRPIPHTLKIHHEFLQHLVMPNTSLCMGLDYRIALLCNAYSTNQEYFSRPMAALVDTILGNPKGQQQQPLQTLQNNAALASGPTTPLSMSILDSLTVHSKMSLIHSIVTHVIKLAQSKSNMALAPALVETYSRLLVYTEIESLGIKGFISQLLPTVFKSHAWGTLYTLLEMFSYRMHHIQPHYRVQLLSHLHSLAAVPQTNQTQLHLCVESTALRLITGLGSAEVQPQLSRFLSEPKTLVSAESEELNRALVLTLARSMHVTGTGAESLSGTWCKELLNTIMQNTPHSWANHTLQCFPPVLSEFFQQNSVAKENKQQIKKAVEEEYRNWASMSNENDIIAHFSVPGTPPLFLCLLWKMILETDRISPIAYKILERIGARALSAHLRKFCDYLVFEFANSVGGQHVNKCVDTINDMIWKYNIVTIDRLVLCLALRTQEGSEAQVCFFIIQLLLLKAAEFRNRVQEFVKENSPEHWKQSNWHEKHLAFHRKFPEKFAPEGIMEQASGGPSQYQSLPVYFGNVCLRFLPVFDIVVHRYLEIPPVIKSLEILLEHLGCLYKFHDRPVTYLYNTLHYYERKLRDRPPLKRRLVSAVLGSLREIRAPGWALSEAYQMYMARSADDAITWVPELDYYIRLVQRIVETMSGTAHFPATDWRFNEFPNPAAHALYVTCVELMAVPVAPNLVANSLLDVVAKGYTVVPSNEIHLWINCVGLLLAALPECYWSTLHDRLVEIISSPGLANWQYNNLTPFQMFNFNITHNSLLENKYSYMLALAHSIWHHAGAGQITTMPQFIKEKLQPVVNSEEQLIYACHLIGPTLARFNAERPRCIVDLAVSLYEMLEQVDRTQAHLKYMDPVCDLLYHIKYMFVGDMMKNEVECIIRRLRPALQMRLRFIAHLNIEEIHST, encoded by the exons CAAAGGAGTcagagaaataatgaaa GGTTGTATAGAAAAAGCTCAAACAATACCTGCAAGGTTAAATGCATCTATTCAACCACAATTAAAAGCTTTAGAAAAtgttattgaatatatttttgatagaaaTGCTTGTTTGTTACCaggatattttattgttaatgaaATTCAAAAAGCTTATCCAGATCATAAAAATTGGCCACACTGG AAACTAGCAAAActattatcaaattttgtGGAAAGTTTTCGAACTACAGCACAAATGGTTTCTATTGTGGGACATTCAAAAATGTTACCAGTTGTGGAACATACAGGTTATGCTGATCATTTAATAAACCCTTGGTTATTAGATCCTACTACATTAAAGTTTTCATTGAAAGGAAATCTTCCATATGATCAAGATTTATTGAAACCTCAAACCGAGTTATTGAGATATGTTTTAGAACAACCTTATAGCAGAGATATGGTATGCTCCATGCTTGGTCTTCAGAAACAa CATAAACAACGATGTATAGTATTAGAAGAACAGTTAGTAGAACTTGTTATTTTGGCTATGGAAAGATCTGAAAATGATCCTTTACCAGCAGAAGGAACAGATGGGACTGTTGCTAATCATTGGGTGTGGTTACACCTTTCATctcaattgatttatttcgtaCTTTTCCAATTTGCATCTTTTCCAAGTCTTGTAATGGCAATACATGATaag tTGGCTGGTAGAGAattaagaaaaggaagagatcaCTTAATGTGGGTTTTATTACAATTCATTTCTGGAAGTATTCAACGGAATCCA ctttcaaattttttacctGTATTGAAGTTATACGATCTACTGTATCCAGAGAAAGAACCTCTACCTCTTCCAGATTGTACTCAGGCACTTTGTACTCATCAAATGgctattatatgtatatggatgCATTTACTTAAAAAGGCTCAAATTGAACATTCGAATATCCATAGACCTATTCCACatacattaaaaattcatcatgA GTTTTTGCAGCATTTAGTTATGCCAAATACATCTCTTTGTATGGGTTTAGATTATCGCATTGCTTTATTGTGCAATGCTTATTCAACAAATCAAGAATATTTCAGTAGACCAATGGCAGCATTAGTTGATACTATATTAGGAAATCCAaag GGTCAACAGCAACAGCCTTTACAAACATTACAAAATAATGCTGCTTTGGCAAGTGGTCCAACTACTCCTCTTTCTATGTCAATACTAGATTCACTGACTGTACATTCTAAGATGAGTTTGATTCATAGTATTGTCACTCATGTTATCAAACTAGCACAATCAAAAAGTAATATGGCCTTGGCACCGGCTCTAGTTGAGACTTATAGTAGGCTATTGGTTTATACAGAAATTGAAAGTCTTGGTATAAAGGGTTTTATAA gtCAATTATTACCAACAGTATTTAAGTCTCATGCATGGGGAACATTATATACATTGTTGGAAATGTTTAGTTATAGAATGCATCATATACAACCACATTATAGAGTTCAACTCTTATCGCATCTCCATAGTCTTGCTGCTGTGCCACAAACTAATCAAACACAACTTCATCTttg CGTTGAAAGTACGGCTCTTCGTTTAATTACTGGCTTAGGTTCGGCAGAAGTACAACCGCAATTATCGAGATTCTTATCAGAGCCTAAAACACTTGTATCTGCGGAATCTGAAGAACTTAATAGAGCTTTGGTTCTTACTTTAGCAAGATCTATGCATGTGACag GTACTGGAGCAGAAAGTCTTAGTGGTACTTGGTGTAAAGAACTATTGAATACTATTATGCAAAACACGCCGCATTCATGGGCTAATCATACTTTGCAATGTTTTCCACCGGTATTAAGTGAATTTTTTCAACAGAATAGTGTtgccaaagaaaataaacaacaaaTAAAG AAAGCTGTAGAAGAGGAATATAGAAATTGGGCATCTATGagtaatgaaaatgatataattgcTCATTTTTCTGTACCTGGCACAcctcctttatttttatgtctttTGTGGAAAATGATACTTGAGACTGATCGGATTAGTCCAATCgcatataa gATATTAGAAAGAATAGGAGCCAGAGCATTATCAGCTCATCTTCGAAAATTTTGTGACTATTTAGTATTTGAATTTGCTAACAGTGTTGGTGGACAACATGTTAATAAATGTGTGGATACAATCAATGACATGATatggaaatataatatagtgaCAATCGATAGATTAGTTCTTTGCTTA GCATTACGAACTCAAGAAGGAAGCGAAGCACAagtatgtttttttataattcaactACTATTGCTTAAAGCTGCTGAATTTAGAAATAGAGTTCAAGAATTTGTGAAGGAAAATTCGCCTGAACATTGGAAACAGTCAAATTGGCACGAAAAGCATCTAGcttttcatagaaaatttcCAGAAAAGTTTGCTCCAGAAGGTATCATGGAGCAAGCTAGTGGTGGCCCTAGTCAATATCAAAGTTTACCTGTATATTTTGGAAATGTGTGTTTACGATTTTTACCTGTGTTTGATATAGTTGTACATAGGTATTTGGAAATACCACCTGTAATAAAAAGTTTGGAAATATTATTGGAACATTTAggttgtttatataaatttcatg atCGACCTGTGACATATCTGTATAATACATTACATTATTACGAACGTAAATTAAGAGATCGACCACCTTTAAAACGACGTTTAGTTTCTGCTGTTCTTGGATCGTTAAGAGAAATTAGAGCACCAGGATGGGCACTTTCTGAAGCTTATCAAATGTATATGGCACGATCTGCCGACGATGCTATTACTTGGGTACCAGAATtggattattatattcgacTTGTACAGAGAATTGTAGAAA CAATGTCAGGTACAGCCCATTTCCCAGCTACTGATTGGAGATTTAATGAGTTTCCTAATCCAGCAGCACATGCATTATATGTTACATGTGTAGAATTAATGGCTGTTCCTGTAGCGCCAAATTTAGTTGCTAATTCATTACTCGACGTTGTTGCTAAAGG GTATACTGTAGTACCATCTAACGAAATACATTTATGGATAAATTGCGTTGGATTACTTTTAGCTGCTTTACCAGAGTGCTATTGGTCGACATTACATGACCGACTTGTGGAAATTATAAGTAGTCCAGGTTTAGCAAATTGgcagtataataatttaacaccATTCCAGatgtttaatttcaatattacgcATAATAGTctacttgaaaataaatatagttatatgCTTGCATTAGCACATTCAATTTGGCATCATGCTGGAGCAGGTCAAATTACAACAATGCCTCA atttattaaagaaaaacttcAACCTGTGGTAAATAGTGAGGAACAATTGATATATGCTTGTCATTTAATTGGACCTACCTTAGCAAGGTTTAATGCAGAGAGACCACGTTGTATAGTTGATCTAGCAGTTAGTTTATATGAAATGCTGGAACAAGTGGATCGTACACAAGCACATTTGAAATATATGGACCCAGTTTGTGACTTGTT atatcacataaaatatatgttcgTTGGAGATATGATGAAAAATGAAGTTGAATGTATCATTCGCAGATTGAGACCTGCTTTACAAATGAGATTGAGATTTATTGCTCATTTgaatatagaagaaattcattcaacatag